In Bacillota bacterium, the genomic window GGCAGGCAGCGCTCCCAGGAAGCGACGGACGGACTTTTTCACCCGGCTCTTCCACATAACATTTCTCAGTCTCCGCCGTTCCGCGAGGCGTTGCCTCTTCTCGGCCGATTTGATGTTGGCCAAAATCCCTTCACCTCCAGGACAATTGTACCTTCGCAATTGGAGGAAGTCAATGACTGCCTCCGGAGCGGCGGGTCCCCAGCGTTCCCGCCTTTACCAACCGATGTTGCCAGTGAGTCTTGCTGGTTTCCACCACAGAGCCGTACACTAGCAGGATTTGCTGCCAGGGCATGGAAGAAAGATCGAGGCTTTGACCGAGGCACGATAGGATTTCACTTCAGTGGTGTGGTGATCTCAGGGACCTCAGCAGCGGTACTAGGGGAGGTAAAGGCAGTGGCAGTGGAAGTGCTTCCCGACAGGTACAGTTACGTGTTAAGCCCATATGAGACTCCCGTAGCCTACGTCAACCCCGGTGACAGGGTGACCATTCACACTGACGATACCTTTGGGAGCCGGATAAAGTCGAAAGAGGACCTGCCGAACATCGCCTTGGCAACTGCCAAGTTTCTAAACCCCTAGACAGGGCCCATCTTCATCAATGGGGCGGAACCCGGTGACACGCTGGCTGTCCGCATCAAGAGCATAGAGCCCACCCGGGATTTTGCGGTCAGCTGCTTTATGCCTTTTTCGGTGGACTTACGTCAACGGGACTCACCCGGCTACTCCAGGAACCCTTGCCGGAGAAGGTGTGGATATGGAGACTGGAGGAGGGAGAGGATGGCCCTTGCCTGTACAGCGAGGACTTGAGGGTGAGGGTGCCCTCGCGTCCCTTCATGGGCACATTCTCCGTGGCTCCGGAGTTGGAGGCCATATCCTCCCTGACGCCGGGCCCCTTCGGAGGAAACATGGATGTCCCTGACGTGAGGCTGGGAAATACCGTCTTCCTGCCTGTCTCCAACCCCGGCGCCCTTTTCTACACCGGGGACTGCCATGGAAACCAGGGTCAGGGTGAAGCCTGCGGCGTGGTCCTGAAGATATCGTGCAAGGTGACGGTGGTCTTTGACGTGGTCAAGGAGAAAAAGATAGCATGGCCTCGGATTGAATCAAGTGATGCGGCCATGGTGGTGGGAAGCGCAAGGCCGATAGGATGCCGCCCGCATCGCCTGTACCGAAATCATTCTCTGGATGGAGGAGGAGTTCGGGTACTCTCGCTGGGAGGCCTACCAGCTCTTCACCCAGGTGGGCGGTTTATGTTGGAAACATCGTGGACACCAACTACTCTCTCGTGGCGTCTATGCCCAAGGGGTATTTGAGTCGAGGGGCCAAGGCGAGACAGTAGATTTTCCCGTCCTATGTCCTGTGATGGGGATGATCATCGTAACCACTCAGGGTTGACCATCCTCGCAGCATCTGTGAGTTCCTGAAGGACTTCGTCAGCCTTCGGAGTATTCTCTAGGTATGAGCCAGTAGGAACTTGTTGAGGCTTGCGGACCTCAACGAGAGGAGACACGCAATGTTCGACAGCAGTGAAATGGATGATATTCTGAAGACAATAAGGCGTGAGAACTACCAACCAGCCCGGGATATTGTCTACAGTTTCCTTCGCAAGGCCATACTTGAGGGGCTATTCAGCGAAGAACAAAGACTTATCGAGCTAGATCTTGCAGAGAAGTTAGGAGTTAGCCGCACTCCGGTACGGGAGGCTCTCCGTAAGCTGGAGTTGGAGGGTTTAGCTGAACATCAGCCCAGAAAAGGAATGGTAGTTAAGCGGATTTCACCTAAAGAACTTGAGGACATCTTCGGGATACGGGCCATCCTCGAAGGCTATGCTGCTCGCCTAGCGTCCCAGTTTGCTGACGATGAGGATATCGACCGTCTCTATGAAACACTGGAACACATTAAGAAGTCGGGTGAAGGAGACATCAGGGAGCTTCTTCAAGCCCATGCCAAGTTCAACGAGGCCTTTTATCTGGCCTCGAAGAACCAAAGGCTTTTTGTCCTGTTAAGTACATATAGCGACTACTTCACCCGCACCCGGCGAGTTTCGCTCATGATTCCTGGACGGAGAGAAGAGGCCTGGATGGAGCACAGTGAAATAGTTGAGGCAATAGCAAACAAAGAATCCTCCCTTGCCGAACACCTGGCCATAATGCATGTGGAGAAAGCTAGGACAGCCTTCCTGAGGGAGATCGGCGTCATTCAGAAGAGCGAACGGCGCAAGAGCAAGATACGGCCTGAGCGTTCTTTTCCCGATGCCTCACGGACAACCCCGGTCGACTAAACTAATAGGTAAGATCATCATGTCAATTTGAGAGCGAGCTCCACCGCCTCACCGGCATCACGGCCGCAACAGTCTGCCCCTACCCAACTGAGGTAAGATGTATCCCAACTGGCATAGACGTCCAACACTGCTTCGACGAATATAGGGTCATCCAAAGGGCGTACGTGAATCTCTCAAGGCCCATTCCTATCCACGTATTGGACATCCCCAAGCGGGTCATGGCACACATTGCGAAGTCCTCTTTTTTCCGAAGCCATCTGCCTGACGGCATCGTACAAGGCCTTGTCAGTCGGATCAGCCAAGTCGATGTTCAGGACGTCTTCCTTG contains:
- a CDS encoding acetamidase/formamidase family protein; the encoded protein is MWIWRLEEGEDGPCLYSEDLRVRVPSRPFMGTFSVAPELEAISSLTPGPFGGNMDVPDVRLGNTVFLPVSNPGALFYTGDCHGNQGQGEACGVVLKISCKVTVVFDVVKEKKIAWPRIESSDAAMVVGSARPIGCRPHRLYRNHSLDGGGVRVLSLGGLPALHPGGRFMLETSWTPTTLSWRLCPRGI
- a CDS encoding GntR family transcriptional regulator, giving the protein MRLADLNERRHAMFDSSEMDDILKTIRRENYQPARDIVYSFLRKAILEGLFSEEQRLIELDLAEKLGVSRTPVREALRKLELEGLAEHQPRKGMVVKRISPKELEDIFGIRAILEGYAARLASQFADDEDIDRLYETLEHIKKSGEGDIRELLQAHAKFNEAFYLASKNQRLFVLLSTYSDYFTRTRRVSLMIPGRREEAWMEHSEIVEAIANKESSLAEHLAIMHVEKARTAFLREIGVIQKSERRKSKIRPERSFPDASRTTPVD